From bacterium, one genomic window encodes:
- a CDS encoding hydroxylase, whose amino-acid sequence MIRIDTEKAIVEVETASGVQTFPMDSPEAFAAVSDAWLRCGWDNKYVYSFTWMGRPIIQMPEDLLRIQEVIYTVKPDVIVETGVAHGGSAIFYASLFRAIGKGRVIGIDIEIRPHNRKAIEEHELFDAITLIEGSSIDASIVERVKRELGPDEKVLVILDSKHTKDHVLAELEAYAPMASVGSYVVVQDGCMEWAAGAPRSEDDWSWNNPVQAIKEFTAGNSSFEVSEPPFAFNEGNVTRRITYWPEGYLRRIR is encoded by the coding sequence ATGATCCGTATCGACACAGAAAAGGCGATCGTCGAAGTCGAAACCGCATCCGGGGTGCAGACCTTTCCGATGGATTCACCCGAAGCGTTCGCGGCCGTTTCGGATGCCTGGCTGCGCTGCGGCTGGGACAACAAGTACGTCTATAGCTTCACCTGGATGGGGCGTCCGATCATCCAGATGCCCGAAGACCTCCTGCGCATTCAGGAAGTCATCTACACGGTGAAACCCGATGTGATCGTAGAAACTGGCGTCGCGCACGGTGGCTCGGCCATCTTCTACGCGTCGCTCTTTCGCGCAATCGGCAAGGGGCGTGTGATCGGAATCGACATCGAGATCCGTCCTCACAATCGCAAGGCCATCGAAGAACACGAACTCTTCGATGCAATCACTCTGATAGAGGGTTCGTCGATTGATGCCTCGATCGTAGAGCGAGTGAAACGCGAACTCGGCCCGGACGAAAAAGTGCTCGTCATCCTGGATTCCAAGCACACAAAGGACCACGTGCTCGCGGAGTTGGAAGCCTATGCTCCGATGGCCTCGGTTGGTTCCTATGTAGTGGTGCAGGACGGCTGCATGGAATGGGCCGCGGGCGCACCGCGCAGTGAGGACGACTGGTCCTGGAACAATCCAGTTCAGGCCATCAAGGAATTCACCGCGGGAAACTCGAGTTTCGAAGTCTCCGAACCGCCATTCGCCTTCAATGAAGGCAACGTCACGCGGCGTATCACCTACTGGCCCGAAGGCTACTTGCGCCGGATTCGCTGA